A segment of the Carya illinoinensis cultivar Pawnee chromosome 1, C.illinoinensisPawnee_v1, whole genome shotgun sequence genome:
ACCAGGCAAAGTAAATGCACTTGACTGATTGTCAAATAGGAATTTCCTATAAATGGAGTCTTTATGTTTTAACTCAAATTGCTGGCCATagcatttttgttttggaatattCACACTTAATTAACTCAAACACAAGGAAACAAACCCAGTACAACATACACAATAATCCAACCAGGTTTGATAAATTCGTGTAAATAGAAATCCAACATGTCTATCCAACGCACTGATAAATTAGTGTTATAATAATTGAACACTACAAAAACCACAAACAGAGCCACCCACCAGCCACAAACGTGGACTTTGTATGAACTTATCACTATAACAAAATTGCCATGAATTCAAGACAAAATTACAGAACAAACCAACGGCAAGCACAGATGCTGCCGACAACCAAAAACAGAGAAGGCCGACAACCAAAACAGAAGGCCGACCGTCGATGGTTGAACACCTAAGTTACTTACGCGACGGTGACAGATCTGGAAGCTGGGAGGCGTTTACGGCATGAACCACGGCGACCAAAGCCGGCTGAAGACGGAGACGAAATACGGCTTTGCTCGGCGACCGAACCCGGGGGAATCTCAGATCTCCTCTAACGTTGACTGATTTCTCTCCTCTCCTCCAGTCCAAAATGCTCAAAATGCCACTCGTACTCGTTTCCCCCCTCTTTCTgttctgcttttttttttttacttgctcAGCTGACGTGGCATATGCATATGCCACGTCAGCCGGGGACGCAACCCCGGTGGTACGTAGAAGAACTGTTGACATTGACTAATGcaatttttaacttattaatGGTAGTAAATAAATTCAGCAGTGTATTTAACGTCAAACTTCTTTAAATCTcataagaattttatatttcaatttttatgaGATCCAATCACTTGTCAGGCATTTGTAGGCATGTAGATCAACGTTTATAATAAagttatgctatatataattattcttatATATTCTTTACACACTCTATTGATCTAATTGACCAAACAgttagttatattaaaaaaatattatataaccaACACATTAGTGGAATACATAATAACCGAACATAAGATTTTTGCTTATAATATGGATGTCAGTCATGAATTAATTAAAGCTTAAAGAGTGTTGTAGCATAAATAGTTTTAGGTAGCTAGCTGGGTATACAAATGACGCAAAATAAAGATCCAAAATATCATTCGGGGATTAGAAGCAGCAGCAAATAGAATCATTACAGAGAGCGCGCGCAGCAGTACAACAAAAGGGGCCTTTAAATGATGATCCCATCTTTGATCTGGTACACTATTAAGTACAAGTCAAACCTCTCTGCTCTATTATCAAAAGTCAATTCAGCATGAAAGAAATGAGAATCAATGCCACTTTTACTACGAATTTAGAAACTAGTGTAGGAACATTTGAGGACCCTTCAATCAATCAAAAGTGTTCAAAATCTAATTTACAGTACTCTATAATGAGTTTCACTACTAGTACATATGGAAAACTTTGCCCTCTAACCAACTAGCTAGACCACCTCTATTACAACCCACACCCACCACAGAActccccccccccacccccccccccaaacaaaaaaaaacaaaaaaaaactatgcAAGGCAGACATTGGTGCCCTCTTTATCATATTGTTCACATAGCTAAAAGAGTGGACTAACAAAACAAAGGGTATTGGAATAAAACATtaaagggaggaaaaaaaggaaaacatgtGAGATAATTGGGGGAAAAATAGTGCCGATAAATGTGGTACAAAAGAGAATTGCTAGGCTCAAAGCATCAGAAAGACCAAGAGAAGAGGGAGAACGGGCGGGCCCACATTGTCGTATAGATTGCCTTTCTCCTCTAAATAGTGCTATACAGTATACCCCAGAATCATCAACGTAAAGCCCCCAAACAAATTCATCCCCACTtgctcatttcttctctttcaaAGTGCATTGTTACTTCGGTAGCCCCACAGCCACTCCACCACCAAGCACATCCACGACAGAAGAAAACAGAACAAATGCAACCCCGAATAAATTaggatccacttacagccattTCTGGTGAGGATTTTGGTGGTATTAATGGAGAGTCTTCTCCACCTAACTGTCTATTGTCAGCAGCACTATGCAATCGATCAGAACATATTTTAGAAGCAGCAGCTTCCTTCCCTCCATGGTTCTCATCTGAAGTGGTGCTGTAATTGGAATTGCTTCTGTCCGTGTCCAGTTTATTCTCCTCATGATTTTCTTCACCAGAACTTTGGGTCGTCCCATCAGCTGTATGAGCCATCAAGTGCATGGTGCTAGCAGTTTTCTTACTAGGTAACACTGCCTGGCTTAGTGTTGAGCACAAAGCAGCAAATACATTATCTTTCGACTTGGAATTTTTTCCAATCCGCTGCTTCTTCCACACCTCAGGCGTGTTGTCTGTGGATGCCAGTTTCCGCTTCAACCTAAGAGATTCCATTGTTCCTTCATCTTCATCAGAGGTTTCTGGCTGCTTCCTTGGAGGAGGTCTGTAGTCttcatcatcctcatcatcatcataatcaACCAGTCCACCAGATCTAGGACTGCAAAAGTTGACATAAATCAAGACAAAAGCAGAGGGTTGGTAGAAAATGTACTCTGACACGTCTTACTCAATTTTCTAGGgtgaaattatttcttttacctTGAGGGCTGGTAACTTGGAGTAACTCCATTGGATAAAACAGGTTGAGACTCTACTTTTTGGGGTTGTGATATTGATGCAGATGCCGTATCTTCTTCATCACTGACTCGAGCATCCAAATTAAGAGGCTATGGTTAGAAATCATGTAAAAGAATTTTTCCAAAACATATTTCTTATACATACCTGTCCTCGTTGAAATaatcttcctcttctttctccAAAGCACGCTCATCAACTCGTTTTCTGGGGTCTGATACATTACAAGTGCCTTTTGTTCCACTGTTCTCCAGGGACTACAAAGACAGTGGTGAGATCCATAAAAAggttgaaaaaaaattgaggaAGTAAAAATCAAGCAAGATTGGGAAAATACCTGCTCGTATTTAACTTTTAGTCCATGAATGGAAGCCAAGTACTCAAATTCAACCAACTGGTTCCAAAATGTATCAACTATATATTTAAGCaatgatttaaggttttcctgAACGACATGAGATCATCAGATGAGAATTACCTCCAGACATATCTAAAATCCAAATGCAAagagatattaaaaaatgagcaCCTTTCGAATGTACTCAAAAAGTTCTAAAACTGCCGAGTTGAGCAGATTGTAACGGCTACCATTACCAACAAAGGCATCCACAATTGGTTTGAGAAGGTTATTCTTGACAATATGATTTATCAGATGCTCATCCTGCATATAATCATAGTTTGAGTTGTTATTCGCTCTGCCCAGAAGAAATGCAAATCAATTGGAAAATCCCAAACAAAATAAGAAGAGTTAAGACTAGTGCAATGCAGGACAACAATTAACGTTATACAATTACTACATCTCTGAAATACTAATGTTACTATGTCCCCCGAATACACAAGTTTGCAAGGGCTTATAAATATATGCACAGGTATTGAGATTGAGATACAAGCGATGTCCAGTTGGCATGTTGGAATTGTATATGAGAGATGTCTACCCCGCAATTTCCATAAGTAACTAGTTGGCTATTAAAAGTACAAATGCAAGATATTCATCACTATAGTGATCTCAAATAACACCACCAGCACTAACCCAGCAGAGCCCACGTGGTAAGCAGAAACGCAGAAGCAAATGATCCACTGTCTCCCATCATTCTTACACATGTAGCACCAGCAACAATAAAGTGCCTCTTAATCAAATTTTTGGCTGTTAATAATTCTCTACCaagcttaaaaaataaattccatcacattattcaataataaagatgtatttACTTACATGGCGGGATAGAATAGTGCGTACAAATCGAACAGCAGCAACAACTAGGTATTTTTCCCTTCTTTGCATAACCAACAAAACTTTATCTACCGCATTATTAAGGAGAAAATTACACCtgcatacattaaaaaaaaaaaaacaaacaaacaaacccaCACATTTACATCTTAAATGTCCATGGCAAAATTTCAATTCTTACTGATTGCACGGAAGGCATCGAAATATTACTTTATTCTATATGGATGGTGCAGAACACAAAAGCATAgtaattcacaaatgtttgacaGTATTTCAGGCTTCGTGCCATTTTGATTTCCAATTCTTTCACCAGATCCCACAGAATTATCGCTTGATTGAGCTACACCTTCTGAAGGACAAGATGCCGCTATAACATCTATTAGTTGACCCAAATGCTTCTCATAGAAAATCTCAACAATAGTATCTCTCTGCAAACAAACAGCAAGATCAGAAACTCAATAACATAGATACAtacatttgaaattttgaatctatttaaaatgaagaaataGAAACGAAATTCCTCTTACACGACACAGCATAAATATAATGAAGTACAAATCAACATTCAAAATACCATGCCTCTATCAATACACTcaaaactgtttttttttttttttttttttacaagtatcaATACACTCAAAACTGTTCTGCAAGGTTATTACAAAATAACTGTGAAACTGTATGATTGCATGtgtttttggagagagagagatggaaaatCAGTGCCATATTTTAGGTGAAAGTCTTTATTTTCCGGACTGGGTTGGTTTCACAAATCTTTAAAACTCATCCcgtctcatcttatctcaacatccaaacaccattcaaacacaaacatttttcaatgtcaaattttcaacattttcatctaatcattacaattttcccaaACTTTCATACAAAACACAagcaattcaaccttttcaaatcccaaaataaaaataatattaaaaaattattttctaagcctcttttaactttataagttttttattcaactttttctctctcctttcccgaaaccccataaaaatcataactcaaaccatttcactactattcacaaatcatctcactactattcacatatttctcatctcatcgaTGAGTTCTTTTTGGAATCAAGATCTAAAGGCTCAAGCTGATTCTTGCTATCTCTCTctgttcttttctttattttattttatttttttgttggggggcGCCTTATTGCCAATAGATTCATATTTCCATGCTTAAGATCGGGTTGTTACAACGATATGAAGTAGAGCTAGAATATATGAGAAGGCAGAAACACAACTAAACATTATTTCAATCTCGGAACAAAAGCCTCATTCAGAAATAGTTAattgaaagaaatataaaagaatgaGCGATCAAGGCAAGCACCTGTGCTCCAGACAATGTGTACGAGTCCAGTAAACTGCGAAGAATTTCAAGAAATTGGCAGTTCATATCCTCCCCAAAATCTGTGATCATTCCTTTAACCTATACATCAAGCAACAGTACAAAATTGGTTGGCAAACATGTGTCTTCCAAGAAGAAGATTTACTGCCATGTAAGTTTTTAcggtttcaaaaatattcaatgCCTTGCACATGCACATGAAGTTGTAGAAAGTAGAGATCAAATACTGTTCCATTATGGCAAAGTAGGCAGACAACTTTTCAAGACAATTGTTACTATTAATCTAGAAAACTGTTTGAACACGATTACCATATTGAATGACAATATGTAATTTATGACCGCCCAATCTTGGGAAAAGAGTTGCATGTCTGAAGGTTAAAAGCACTATAACTAGTGCTTTGATCAATTTTCAGTTAGCTGGCTAGAAGAGGATGTAGTCCGAAGGTG
Coding sequences within it:
- the LOC122318124 gene encoding serine/threonine-protein phosphatase 4 regulatory subunit 3-like isoform X1, which produces MGAPEKSQANANSMQRVKVYRLSDDGKWDDQGTGHVSVDYLERSEELGLFVIDEEDHETLLLHRISSDDIYRKQEDTIISWRDPEYSTELALSFQETTGCSYIWDHICTVQRNLHFNPLNNETFHSVNSELRKLPAVELSTLPLILKTVVESGIADQMRLTELILNDQEFFRKLMDLFVVCEDLENIDGLHMIYKIVKGIILLNSPQIFEKIFGDELIMEIIGSLEYDPEVPHIQHHRRFLKEHVVYKEAIPIKDPLVLSKIHQTYRVGYLKDVVLTRIVDEVTVANLNSIIHANNAIVVSLLKDDSTFIQELFASLRSPSISVESKKKLDGDEIESLYIDLGLGAHSLPLPFSFDVYFLHEFCSLSKSLQMVQQLRLFRDLMNEGIFDIVADALQSEDKKLVLTGGCRTDILILFLNQDPNLLRSYVVRQEGVLLLGLLVKGMITDFGEDMNCQFLEILRSLLDSYTLSGAQRDTIVEIFYEKHLGQLIDVIAASCPSEGVAQSSDNSVGSGERIGNQNGTKPEILSNICELLCFCVLHHPYRIKCNFLLNNAVDKVLLVMQRREKYLVVAAVRFVRTILSRHDEHLINHIVKNNLLKPIVDAFVGNGSRYNLLNSAVLELFEYIRKENLKSLLKYIVDTFWNQLVEFEYLASIHGLKVKYEQSLENSGTKGTCNVSDPRKRVDERALEKEEEDYFNEDSDEEDTASASISQPQKVESQPVLSNGVTPSYQPSSPRSGGLVDYDDDEDDEDYRPPPRKQPETSDEDEGTMESLRLKRKLASTDNTPEVWKKQRIGKNSKSKDNVFAALCSTLSQAVLPSKKTASTMHLMAHTADGTTQSSGEENHEENKLDTDRSNSNYSTTSDENHGGKEAAASKICSDRLHSAADNRQLGGEDSPLIPPKSSPEMAVSGS
- the LOC122318124 gene encoding serine/threonine-protein phosphatase 4 regulatory subunit 3-like isoform X2, encoding MGAPEKSQANANSMQRVKVYRLSDDGKWDDQGTGHVSVDYLERSEELGLFVIDEEDHETLLLHRISSDDIYRKQEDTIISWRDPEYSTELALSFQETTGCSYIWDHICTVQRNLHFNPLNNETFHSVNSELRKLPAVELSTLPLILKTVVESGIADQMRLTELILNDQEFFRKLMDLFVVCEDLENIDGLHMIYKIVKGIILLNSPQIFEKIFGDELIMEIIGSLEYDPEVPHIQHHRRFLKEHVVYKEAIPIKDPLVLSKIHQTYRVGYLKDVVLTRIVDEVTVANLNSIIHANNAIVVSLLKDDSTFIQELFASLRSPSISVESKKKLDGDEIESLYIDLGLGAHSLPLPFSFDVYFLHEFCSLSKSLQMVQQLRLFRDLMNEGIFDIVADALQSEDKKLVLTGTDILILFLNQDPNLLRSYVVRQEGVLLLGLLVKGMITDFGEDMNCQFLEILRSLLDSYTLSGAQRDTIVEIFYEKHLGQLIDVIAASCPSEGVAQSSDNSVGSGERIGNQNGTKPEILSNICELLCFCVLHHPYRIKCNFLLNNAVDKVLLVMQRREKYLVVAAVRFVRTILSRHDEHLINHIVKNNLLKPIVDAFVGNGSRYNLLNSAVLELFEYIRKENLKSLLKYIVDTFWNQLVEFEYLASIHGLKVKYEQSLENSGTKGTCNVSDPRKRVDERALEKEEEDYFNEDSDEEDTASASISQPQKVESQPVLSNGVTPSYQPSSPRSGGLVDYDDDEDDEDYRPPPRKQPETSDEDEGTMESLRLKRKLASTDNTPEVWKKQRIGKNSKSKDNVFAALCSTLSQAVLPSKKTASTMHLMAHTADGTTQSSGEENHEENKLDTDRSNSNYSTTSDENHGGKEAAASKICSDRLHSAADNRQLGGEDSPLIPPKSSPEMAVSGS
- the LOC122318124 gene encoding serine/threonine-protein phosphatase 4 regulatory subunit 3-like isoform X3; the protein is MGAPEKSQANANSMQRVKVYRLSDDGKWDDQGTGHVSVDYLERSEELGLFVIDEEDHETLLLHRISSDDIYRKQEDTIISWRDPEYSTELALSFQETTGCSYIWDHICTVQRNLHFNPLNNETFHSVNSELRKLPAVELSTLPLILKTVVESGIADQMRLTELILNDQEFFRKLMDLFVVCEDLENIDGLHMIYKIVKGIILLNSPQIFEKIFGDELIMEIIGSLEYDPEVPHIQHHRRFLKEHVVYKEAIPIKDPLVLSKIHQTYRVGYLKDVVLTRIVDEVTVANLNSIIHANNAIVVSLLKDDSTFIQELFASLRSPSISVESKKKLVYFLHEFCSLSKSLQMVQQLRLFRDLMNEGIFDIVADALQSEDKKLVLTGTDILILFLNQDPNLLRSYVVRQEGVLLLGLLVKGMITDFGEDMNCQFLEILRSLLDSYTLSGAQRDTIVEIFYEKHLGQLIDVIAASCPSEGVAQSSDNSVGSGERIGNQNGTKPEILSNICELLCFCVLHHPYRIKCNFLLNNAVDKVLLVMQRREKYLVVAAVRFVRTILSRHDEHLINHIVKNNLLKPIVDAFVGNGSRYNLLNSAVLELFEYIRKENLKSLLKYIVDTFWNQLVEFEYLASIHGLKVKYEQSLENSGTKGTCNVSDPRKRVDERALEKEEEDYFNEDSDEEDTASASISQPQKVESQPVLSNGVTPSYQPSSPRSGGLVDYDDDEDDEDYRPPPRKQPETSDEDEGTMESLRLKRKLASTDNTPEVWKKQRIGKNSKSKDNVFAALCSTLSQAVLPSKKTASTMHLMAHTADGTTQSSGEENHEENKLDTDRSNSNYSTTSDENHGGKEAAASKICSDRLHSAADNRQLGGEDSPLIPPKSSPEMAVSGS
- the LOC122318124 gene encoding serine/threonine-protein phosphatase 4 regulatory subunit 3-like isoform X4 encodes the protein MDLFVVCEDLENIDGLHMIYKIVKGIILLNSPQIFEKIFGDELIMEIIGSLEYDPEVPHIQHHRRFLKEHVVYKEAIPIKDPLVLSKIHQTYRVGYLKDVVLTRIVDEVTVANLNSIIHANNAIVVSLLKDDSTFIQELFASLRSPSISVESKKKLDGDEIESLYIDLGLGAHSLPLPFSFDVYFLHEFCSLSKSLQMVQQLRLFRDLMNEGIFDIVADALQSEDKKLVLTGGCRTDILILFLNQDPNLLRSYVVRQEGVLLLGLLVKGMITDFGEDMNCQFLEILRSLLDSYTLSGAQRDTIVEIFYEKHLGQLIDVIAASCPSEGVAQSSDNSVGSGERIGNQNGTKPEILSNICELLCFCVLHHPYRIKCNFLLNNAVDKVLLVMQRREKYLVVAAVRFVRTILSRHDEHLINHIVKNNLLKPIVDAFVGNGSRYNLLNSAVLELFEYIRKENLKSLLKYIVDTFWNQLVEFEYLASIHGLKVKYEQSLENSGTKGTCNVSDPRKRVDERALEKEEEDYFNEDSDEEDTASASISQPQKVESQPVLSNGVTPSYQPSSPRSGGLVDYDDDEDDEDYRPPPRKQPETSDEDEGTMESLRLKRKLASTDNTPEVWKKQRIGKNSKSKDNVFAALCSTLSQAVLPSKKTASTMHLMAHTADGTTQSSGEENHEENKLDTDRSNSNYSTTSDENHGGKEAAASKICSDRLHSAADNRQLGGEDSPLIPPKSSPEMAVSGS